The following proteins are encoded in a genomic region of Sparus aurata chromosome 23, fSpaAur1.1, whole genome shotgun sequence:
- the caskin1 gene encoding caskin-1 isoform X3, translated as MGKDQELLQAVKTEDLLTVQKLLQRPRPGKAKLLGSAKKVNVNFQDTDGFSPLHHAALNGNLELITLLLESQAAVDIRDQKGMRPLHYAAWQGKAEPMKMLLKSGSSVNGQSDEGQIPLHLAAQHGHYDVSEMLLQHQSNPCIVDNAGKTPLDLACEFGRVGVVQLLLSSNMCAALLEPKKGDTTDPNGTSPLHLAAKNGHIDIIRLLIQAGIDINRQTKAGTALHEAALCGKTEAVRLLLESGINATVRNTYSQTALDIVYQFTATQASREIKQLLRDASAALQVRALKDYCNNYDLTSLNIKAGDVITVLEQHPDGRWKGCIHDNRTGNDRVGYFPSTMVEVISKRTGLASTVICTQQFQKIPLVPPATVAPANAVVNGNDTTFHQIHILPPPPPPPPHSHQPLLPLFTSFGYNKSPVTTPQGDTPTAPGCRGSEASPHSSPTPSSGPHGGSNEEIWVLRKPVAGGDRSSVGSSGSVTSVRSSGSGQSAGSAAHILHAQAEGVKLLATVLSQSAKAKEHLIEQSKSVDQPPGSASSSRTSSQSGCPLHEAPPYDATATRKGEVPGEGKSSEAVVQWLSDFQLQVYAPNFLGAGYDLPTISRMTPEDLTAIGITKPGHRKKMTSEINKLSVTEWLPDQKPASLGEWLSAIGLSQYHQVLVQNGYENIEFITDITWEDLQEIGIIKLGHQKKLMLAVKRLAEMQRSSEGRGSLRKKPPPITQQQEVMSMESPPPDEVMSPKMSTFQDSELSTELQSAMTQPGQEVSKAQRTRTLSKDHDEVMTGGGGGGGGGGGGGGPPKKEARTMRQQSSQGSSHRGSVSSQGKHRHSHSHSQPAPPYTPPHTPTKTRTSSSSSTSSVQSTASPQTKHKPSPQFIQGDRPQSPRSHPPQSPTHRGAPCTQPPPQQQQQPQVQPQHQAHPQHPPQTQVMEVRESQQAQVPLLCLPPEAELAEEEGGEPSALQKKRAHSLNRYAVSDSECDEKAGGGGGGGAGDGEAEVVGGQGPAVVRGEGIKYATVTHRVSRSHSVRNQDKTVNRNQTLALRQKKKGPPPPPPKRSSSAISSSNSNLTEANAQQPTLTTTGGMLDVPYHQQRRASDLGVSVETVAVETSSVGSVRSIAAMLEMSSIGGGAKGMALQKNFLQVGKTREAIGLDGEVVNRRRTISGPVSELVAAARREQPNPSAAFPPNSTQPEPSPPPVNYSPPNPPSSPHPSSGGSGSSSENLPFAEEGSLTIRRQGRGEGEGEGQADDEGPQGDADYAQEDVSRVEATATLKRRPRSSKPHPNGSDFTLQESSTVKRRPKSRDKEPDGYADMAAANGEPVGAGQPNTTQPVPYQNGTATVKRRPVSDAGVTEQPQPQPQPQPQYQPQPQPQPQVTAAPRRDSLDQGAPVSNEGGPVRKPKPPVSPKPAVAQIKRQGGPQTPPHPVSNKRVPLPGPGTPGSPVEGKKIPPPVSPKPVPPPTAPKPAKLIHSMTSPSSTTPASAPAPVKQHSMVARQTSSPPNFPPSIIPSPPNAKPVSPSSQSPHTPQTPTTPQTPQTPATPSPTPPPVKPPRSSIGGVSVDSGMTGGGATTPAPTTTDFGVDSLVHQKLEETSASLAAALQAVEDKILRQEDSVAEQKTTVSILDDIGSMFDDLADQLDAMLE; from the exons tcGGAGATGCTGCTGCAGCACCAGTCCAACCCGTGTATTGTGGATAACGCAGGGAAAACTCCTCTGGACCTGGCCTGTGAGTTCGGCAGAGTTGGG gtggtcCAGTTGTTGTTGTCCAGTAACATGTGTGCTGCTCTGCTGGAGCCCAAAAAAGGAGACACCACGGACCCCAACGGGACGTCTCCTCTGCACCTGGCTGCCAAGAACGGACACATAGACATcatcag ACTGTTGATCCAGGCAGGCATCGACATCAACAGACAGACCAAAGCTGGCACTGCCCTGCATGAAGCTGCCCTGTGTGGAAAGACCGAGGCAGTGAGACTCCTGCTGGAG AGTGGTATCAATGCCACAGTGAGAAACACCTACAGCCAGACTGCACTGGACATCGTCTACCAGTTCACCGCAACACAAGCCAGCAGAGAGATTAAACAGCTGCTGAGGG ATGCATCAGCAGCCCTTCAGGTTCGGGCTCTGAAGGATTACTGCAACAACTACGACCTGACCAGCCTCAACATCAAAGCAGGAGACGTCATAACG GTTTTGGAGCAGCACCCCGATGGACGCTGGAAAGGCTGTATCCATGACAACCGCACAGGAAACGACCGGGTGGGCTACTTCCCTTCCACTATGGTGGAGGTCATCAGCAAAcgcacag GTTTGGCCAGCACAGTCATTTGCACTCAACAGTTTCAAAAGATACCGCTGGTTCCTCCGGCGACGGTTGCCCCTGCCAACGCGGTAGTCAACGGCAACGATACCACGTTCCATCAGATCCATATCCTGCCTCCACCGCCTCCGCCTCCACCACATTCCCATCAGCCACTGCTTCCACTTTTCACTTCCTTTGGCTATAACAAGTCGCCCGTGACAACCCCACAGGGAGACACACCCACTGCCCCAG GTTGTCGCGGCTCAGAGGCAAGCCCTCACAGCTCTCCCACCCCATCCAGCGGGCCCCATGGAGGCTCCAACGAAGAGATCTGGGTACTGCGCAAACCCGTGGCAG gtggagACCGCAGCAGTGTGGGCAGTTCTGGCAGTGTGACCAGTGTGAGGTCATCAGGCAGCGGTCAGAGCGCCGGCAGCGCAGCACACATTCTCCATGCACAGGCTGAGGGGGTAAAg CTTCTCGCCACAGTCTTGTCCCAGTCTGCCAAAGCCAAGGAGCATCTAATTGAGCAGTCCAAGTCTGTGGACCAGCCTCCAG GCTCCGCCAGCTCCTCCCGGACATCGAGCCAATCGGGCTGTCCGCTCCATGAAGCGCCGCCTTATGACGCCACGGCAACCAGGAAGGGGGAGGTGCCAGGCGAGGGGAAG AGCTCAGAGGCCGTTGTCCAATGGCTGAGCGACTTTCAGCTGCAGGTCTACGCTCCAAACTTCCTGGGCGCTGGGTATGACTTGCCCACCATTAGCCGAATGACCCCGGAG gatcTGACAGCTATTGGGATAACTAAACCAGGTCACAGAAAGAAGATGACATCGGAGATCAACAAGTTAAGTGTCACCGAGTGGCTGCCTGATCAGAAACCC GCCAGTCTAGGAGAGTGGCTGTCTGCTATTGGTCTAAGCCAGTACCACCAGGTGTTAGTGCAGAACGGATACGAGAATATCGAATTCATCACCGACATCACCTGGGAGGACCTGCAGGAAATAGGCATCATCAAACTGG GCCACCAGAAGAAGCTGATGCTGGCGGTGAAGCGACTGGCTGAAATGCAGCGCAGTTCAGAGGGGCGGGGCTCCCTCAGAAAGAAGCCCCCGccaatcacacagcagcaggaagtcATGTCAATGGAGAGCCCACCTCCAGACG AGGTCATGTCTCCAAAGATGAGCACCTTCCAGGACAGCGAGTTgagcacagagctgcagagtgcCATGACCCAGCCAGGGCAGGAGGTCAGCAAAGCTCAGCGAACACGCACCCTTAGCAAAGACCATGATGAGGTCatgactggaggaggaggaggaggaggaggaggaggaggaggaggtgggccACCGAAGAAGGAGGCGCGGACTATGAGGCAGCAGAGCAGCCAGGGAAGCTCCCACAGAGGGAGTGTCTCCTCTCAAGGCAAACACCGTCACTCCCACTCCCATTCCCAGCCTGCGCCTCCCTACACGCCCCCTCACACTCCCACCAAGACTAGaacctcatcttcctcctccacctcctccgtcCAGAGCACAGCTTCTCCGCAGACCAAACACAAGCCGTCCCCCCAGTTCATCCAGGGGGATAGACCTCAGTCGCCGCGCTCCCACCCTCCTCAGTCCCCAACCCACCGTGGAGCCCCGTGTACCCAGCCTCCGCcccagcaacaacagcagcctcAAGTCCAGCCGCAGCATCAGGCGCACCCTCAGCACCCCCCACAGACGCAGGTCATGGAGGTTCGGGAGAGCCAGCAAGCGCAGGTCCCGCTCCTCTGCCTCCCACCAGAGGCCGAACtggctgaggaggagggaggagagccCTCGGCGCTCCAGAAGAAACGTGCCCACAGCCTCAACAGATACGCCGTCTCAGATAGTGAGTGTGACGAGAAggctggtggaggtggagggggcggagctggagatggagaagcAGAGGTAGTGGGAGGTCAGGGCCCTGCCGTCGTCAGAGGAGAAGGTATTAAATACGCCACGGTGACCCACCGCGTCAGCCGCAGCCACTCAGTCCGCAACCAAGACAAGACTGTCAACCGCAACCAGACCTTAGCTCTGCGTCAGAAGAAAAAAGGCCCACCTCCTCCGCCACCTAAACGCTCCAGCTCCGCCATCTCCAGCTCCAACTCCAACCTGACAGAGGCCAATGCACAGCAGCCCACGCTCACCACCACAGGGGGGATGCTGGACGTGCCTTACCACCAACAGCGGCGGGCCAGCGACCTGGGGGTGTCCGTGGAGACAGTTGCCGTAGAGACGAGCAGTGTTGGTAGTGTGAGGAGCATCGCCGCCATGTTGGAGATGTCTTCTATAGGGGGTGGAGCCAAGGGCATGGCGCTGCAGAAGAATTTCCTGCAG GTGGGGAAAACACGCGAGGCCAttggtctggatggtgaagtGGTGAACCGACGGCGGACCATTAGCGGCCCTGTCAGCGAGCTGGTGGCGGCTGCTAGGCGTGAACAGCCAAATCCCTCTGCCGCCTTCCCTCCCAACTCCACCCAACCAGAACCTTCCCCACCCCCTGTAAATTACTCCCCACCCAACCCTCCATCCTCCCCTCACCCCAGCTCGGGAGGCAGTGGCAGTTCATCGGAGAACCTACCGTTTGCAGAGGAGGGAAGCCTGACCATCCGCCGCCAGGGccgaggagaaggagaaggagaaggacag GCCGACGACGAGGGTCCTCAGGGAGACGCCGACTACGCACAGGAGGACGTGTCCAGGGTTGAAGCCACAGCGACCTTGAAGCGGCGGCCCCGCAGCTCCAAGCCCCACCCCAACGGCTCCGACTTCACCCTCCAAGAGTCGTCCACCGTCAAACGGCGGCCCAAGAGCCGCGACAAGGAGCCCGACGGCTACGCGGACATGGCCGCAGCTAACGGAGAGCCTGTGGGGGCTGGGCAGCCGAACACCACGCAGCCGGTCCCCTACCAGAACGGCACGGCCACCGTGAAGCGCCGCCCGGTGTCTGACGCTGGAGTGACGGAGCAGCCGCAACCTCAACCTCAACCCCAGCCTCAATATCAACCTCAACCTCAACCGCAACCGCAAGTGACTGCTGCTCCTCGCAGGGACAGTTTGGACCAAGGTGCTCCAGTGAGCAATGAAGGAGGTCCGGTGAGAAAACCAAAGCCTCCCGTCTCCCCAAAACCTGCCGTGGCACAGATAAAGAGACAGGGTGGCCCACAGACCCCCCCACACCCTGTCTCCAACAAGAGAGTCCCCCTGCCTGGTCCTGGGACACCTGGAAGCCCAG tGGAAGGAAAGAAGATCCCTCCACCTGTCTCGCCCAAACCGGTGCCCCCGCCCACGGCGCCCAAACCGGCCAAACTCATCCACTCCATGACCAGCCCTTCCTCCACGACCCCGGCTAGTGCTCCTGCCCCGGTCAAGCAACACTCCATGGTGGCCCGACAGACCAGCTCACCCCCCAACTTCCCCCCTTCCATCATCCCGAGCCCGCCAAACGCCAAGCCAGTGAGCCCGTCTTCCCAGAGCCCCCACACCCCGCAGACCCCCACCACGCCACAGACGCCCCAGACTCCCGCCACCCCCAGCCCGACCCCGCCACCAGTCAAGCCCCCTCGCTCTTCCATTGGTGGCGTGTCGGTGGACAGCGGGATGACGGGAGGCGGGGCCACGACGCCGGCCCCAACAACGACAGATTTCGGCGTGGATTCTTTGGTGCATCAGAAACTGGAGGAGACGAGTGCGTCGCTGGCCGCCGCTCTGCAGGCCGTGGAGGATAAGATACTGCGGCAGGAGGA CTCTGTGGCCGAGCAGAAGACCACGGTCAGCATCCTCGACGACATCGGCAGCATGTTCGATGACCTGGCTGACCAGCTGGACGCCATGTTGGAGTAA
- the caskin1 gene encoding caskin-1 isoform X1, which produces MGKDQELLQAVKTEDLLTVQKLLQRPRPGKAKLLGSAKKVNVNFQDTDGFSPLHHAALNGNLELITLLLESQAAVDIRDQKGMRPLHYAAWQGKAEPMKMLLKSGSSVNGQSDEGQIPLHLAAQHGHYDVSEMLLQHQSNPCIVDNAGKTPLDLACEFGRVGVVQLLLSSNMCAALLEPKKGDTTDPNGTSPLHLAAKNGHIDIIRLLIQAGIDINRQTKAGTALHEAALCGKTEAVRLLLESGINATVRNTYSQTALDIVYQFTATQASREIKQLLRDASAALQVRALKDYCNNYDLTSLNIKAGDVITVLEQHPDGRWKGCIHDNRTGNDRVGYFPSTMVEVISKRTGLASTVICTQQFQKIPLVPPATVAPANAVVNGNDTTFHQIHILPPPPPPPPHSHQPLLPLFTSFGYNKSPVTTPQGDTPTAPGCRGSEASPHSSPTPSSGPHGGSNEEIWVLRKPVAGGDRSSVGSSGSVTSVRSSGSGQSAGSAAHILHAQAEGVKLLATVLSQSAKAKEHLIEQSKSVDQPPGSASSSRTSSQSGCPLHEAPPYDATATRKGEVPGEGKSSEAVVQWLSDFQLQVYAPNFLGAGYDLPTISRMTPEDLTAIGITKPGHRKKMTSEINKLSVTEWLPDQKPASLGEWLSAIGLSQYHQVLVQNGYENIEFITDITWEDLQEIGIIKLGHQKKLMLAVKRLAEMQRSSEGRGSLRKKPPPITQQQEVMSMESPPPDEVMSPKMSTFQDSELSTELQSAMTQPGQEVSKAQRTRTLSKDHDEVMTGGGGGGGGGGGGGGPPKKEARTMRQQSSQGSSHRGSVSSQGKHRHSHSHSQPAPPYTPPHTPTKTRTSSSSSTSSVQSTASPQTKHKPSPQFIQGDRPQSPRSHPPQSPTHRGAPCTQPPPQQQQQPQVQPQHQAHPQHPPQTQVMEVRESQQAQVPLLCLPPEAELAEEEGGEPSALQKKRAHSLNRYAVSDSECDEKAGGGGGGGAGDGEAEVVGGQGPAVVRGEGIKYATVTHRVSRSHSVRNQDKTVNRNQTLALRQKKKGPPPPPPKRSSSAISSSNSNLTEANAQQPTLTTTGGMLDVPYHQQRRASDLGVSVETVAVETSSVGSVRSIAAMLEMSSIGGGAKGMALQKNFLQVGKTREAIGLDGEVVNRRRTISGPVSELVAAARREQPNPSAAFPPNSTQPEPSPPPVNYSPPNPPSSPHPSSGGSGSSSENLPFAEEGSLTIRRQGRGEGEGEGQCVFCVCLQADDEGPQGDADYAQEDVSRVEATATLKRRPRSSKPHPNGSDFTLQESSTVKRRPKSRDKEPDGYADMAAANGEPVGAGQPNTTQPVPYQNGTATVKRRPVSDAGVTEQPQPQPQPQPQYQPQPQPQPQVTAAPRRDSLDQGAPVSNEGGPVRKPKPPVSPKPAVAQIKRQGGPQTPPHPVSNKRVPLPGPGTPGSPVEGKKIPPPVSPKPVPPPTAPKPAKLIHSMTSPSSTTPASAPAPVKQHSMVARQTSSPPNFPPSIIPSPPNAKPVSPSSQSPHTPQTPTTPQTPQTPATPSPTPPPVKPPRSSIGGVSVDSGMTGGGATTPAPTTTDFGVDSLVHQKLEETSASLAAALQAVEDKILRQEDSVAEQKTTVSILDDIGSMFDDLADQLDAMLE; this is translated from the exons tcGGAGATGCTGCTGCAGCACCAGTCCAACCCGTGTATTGTGGATAACGCAGGGAAAACTCCTCTGGACCTGGCCTGTGAGTTCGGCAGAGTTGGG gtggtcCAGTTGTTGTTGTCCAGTAACATGTGTGCTGCTCTGCTGGAGCCCAAAAAAGGAGACACCACGGACCCCAACGGGACGTCTCCTCTGCACCTGGCTGCCAAGAACGGACACATAGACATcatcag ACTGTTGATCCAGGCAGGCATCGACATCAACAGACAGACCAAAGCTGGCACTGCCCTGCATGAAGCTGCCCTGTGTGGAAAGACCGAGGCAGTGAGACTCCTGCTGGAG AGTGGTATCAATGCCACAGTGAGAAACACCTACAGCCAGACTGCACTGGACATCGTCTACCAGTTCACCGCAACACAAGCCAGCAGAGAGATTAAACAGCTGCTGAGGG ATGCATCAGCAGCCCTTCAGGTTCGGGCTCTGAAGGATTACTGCAACAACTACGACCTGACCAGCCTCAACATCAAAGCAGGAGACGTCATAACG GTTTTGGAGCAGCACCCCGATGGACGCTGGAAAGGCTGTATCCATGACAACCGCACAGGAAACGACCGGGTGGGCTACTTCCCTTCCACTATGGTGGAGGTCATCAGCAAAcgcacag GTTTGGCCAGCACAGTCATTTGCACTCAACAGTTTCAAAAGATACCGCTGGTTCCTCCGGCGACGGTTGCCCCTGCCAACGCGGTAGTCAACGGCAACGATACCACGTTCCATCAGATCCATATCCTGCCTCCACCGCCTCCGCCTCCACCACATTCCCATCAGCCACTGCTTCCACTTTTCACTTCCTTTGGCTATAACAAGTCGCCCGTGACAACCCCACAGGGAGACACACCCACTGCCCCAG GTTGTCGCGGCTCAGAGGCAAGCCCTCACAGCTCTCCCACCCCATCCAGCGGGCCCCATGGAGGCTCCAACGAAGAGATCTGGGTACTGCGCAAACCCGTGGCAG gtggagACCGCAGCAGTGTGGGCAGTTCTGGCAGTGTGACCAGTGTGAGGTCATCAGGCAGCGGTCAGAGCGCCGGCAGCGCAGCACACATTCTCCATGCACAGGCTGAGGGGGTAAAg CTTCTCGCCACAGTCTTGTCCCAGTCTGCCAAAGCCAAGGAGCATCTAATTGAGCAGTCCAAGTCTGTGGACCAGCCTCCAG GCTCCGCCAGCTCCTCCCGGACATCGAGCCAATCGGGCTGTCCGCTCCATGAAGCGCCGCCTTATGACGCCACGGCAACCAGGAAGGGGGAGGTGCCAGGCGAGGGGAAG AGCTCAGAGGCCGTTGTCCAATGGCTGAGCGACTTTCAGCTGCAGGTCTACGCTCCAAACTTCCTGGGCGCTGGGTATGACTTGCCCACCATTAGCCGAATGACCCCGGAG gatcTGACAGCTATTGGGATAACTAAACCAGGTCACAGAAAGAAGATGACATCGGAGATCAACAAGTTAAGTGTCACCGAGTGGCTGCCTGATCAGAAACCC GCCAGTCTAGGAGAGTGGCTGTCTGCTATTGGTCTAAGCCAGTACCACCAGGTGTTAGTGCAGAACGGATACGAGAATATCGAATTCATCACCGACATCACCTGGGAGGACCTGCAGGAAATAGGCATCATCAAACTGG GCCACCAGAAGAAGCTGATGCTGGCGGTGAAGCGACTGGCTGAAATGCAGCGCAGTTCAGAGGGGCGGGGCTCCCTCAGAAAGAAGCCCCCGccaatcacacagcagcaggaagtcATGTCAATGGAGAGCCCACCTCCAGACG AGGTCATGTCTCCAAAGATGAGCACCTTCCAGGACAGCGAGTTgagcacagagctgcagagtgcCATGACCCAGCCAGGGCAGGAGGTCAGCAAAGCTCAGCGAACACGCACCCTTAGCAAAGACCATGATGAGGTCatgactggaggaggaggaggaggaggaggaggaggaggaggaggtgggccACCGAAGAAGGAGGCGCGGACTATGAGGCAGCAGAGCAGCCAGGGAAGCTCCCACAGAGGGAGTGTCTCCTCTCAAGGCAAACACCGTCACTCCCACTCCCATTCCCAGCCTGCGCCTCCCTACACGCCCCCTCACACTCCCACCAAGACTAGaacctcatcttcctcctccacctcctccgtcCAGAGCACAGCTTCTCCGCAGACCAAACACAAGCCGTCCCCCCAGTTCATCCAGGGGGATAGACCTCAGTCGCCGCGCTCCCACCCTCCTCAGTCCCCAACCCACCGTGGAGCCCCGTGTACCCAGCCTCCGCcccagcaacaacagcagcctcAAGTCCAGCCGCAGCATCAGGCGCACCCTCAGCACCCCCCACAGACGCAGGTCATGGAGGTTCGGGAGAGCCAGCAAGCGCAGGTCCCGCTCCTCTGCCTCCCACCAGAGGCCGAACtggctgaggaggagggaggagagccCTCGGCGCTCCAGAAGAAACGTGCCCACAGCCTCAACAGATACGCCGTCTCAGATAGTGAGTGTGACGAGAAggctggtggaggtggagggggcggagctggagatggagaagcAGAGGTAGTGGGAGGTCAGGGCCCTGCCGTCGTCAGAGGAGAAGGTATTAAATACGCCACGGTGACCCACCGCGTCAGCCGCAGCCACTCAGTCCGCAACCAAGACAAGACTGTCAACCGCAACCAGACCTTAGCTCTGCGTCAGAAGAAAAAAGGCCCACCTCCTCCGCCACCTAAACGCTCCAGCTCCGCCATCTCCAGCTCCAACTCCAACCTGACAGAGGCCAATGCACAGCAGCCCACGCTCACCACCACAGGGGGGATGCTGGACGTGCCTTACCACCAACAGCGGCGGGCCAGCGACCTGGGGGTGTCCGTGGAGACAGTTGCCGTAGAGACGAGCAGTGTTGGTAGTGTGAGGAGCATCGCCGCCATGTTGGAGATGTCTTCTATAGGGGGTGGAGCCAAGGGCATGGCGCTGCAGAAGAATTTCCTGCAG GTGGGGAAAACACGCGAGGCCAttggtctggatggtgaagtGGTGAACCGACGGCGGACCATTAGCGGCCCTGTCAGCGAGCTGGTGGCGGCTGCTAGGCGTGAACAGCCAAATCCCTCTGCCGCCTTCCCTCCCAACTCCACCCAACCAGAACCTTCCCCACCCCCTGTAAATTACTCCCCACCCAACCCTCCATCCTCCCCTCACCCCAGCTCGGGAGGCAGTGGCAGTTCATCGGAGAACCTACCGTTTGCAGAGGAGGGAAGCCTGACCATCCGCCGCCAGGGccgaggagaaggagaaggagaaggacag TGTGTATTTTGTGTATGTCTGCAGGCCGACGACGAGGGTCCTCAGGGAGACGCCGACTACGCACAGGAGGACGTGTCCAGGGTTGAAGCCACAGCGACCTTGAAGCGGCGGCCCCGCAGCTCCAAGCCCCACCCCAACGGCTCCGACTTCACCCTCCAAGAGTCGTCCACCGTCAAACGGCGGCCCAAGAGCCGCGACAAGGAGCCCGACGGCTACGCGGACATGGCCGCAGCTAACGGAGAGCCTGTGGGGGCTGGGCAGCCGAACACCACGCAGCCGGTCCCCTACCAGAACGGCACGGCCACCGTGAAGCGCCGCCCGGTGTCTGACGCTGGAGTGACGGAGCAGCCGCAACCTCAACCTCAACCCCAGCCTCAATATCAACCTCAACCTCAACCGCAACCGCAAGTGACTGCTGCTCCTCGCAGGGACAGTTTGGACCAAGGTGCTCCAGTGAGCAATGAAGGAGGTCCGGTGAGAAAACCAAAGCCTCCCGTCTCCCCAAAACCTGCCGTGGCACAGATAAAGAGACAGGGTGGCCCACAGACCCCCCCACACCCTGTCTCCAACAAGAGAGTCCCCCTGCCTGGTCCTGGGACACCTGGAAGCCCAG tGGAAGGAAAGAAGATCCCTCCACCTGTCTCGCCCAAACCGGTGCCCCCGCCCACGGCGCCCAAACCGGCCAAACTCATCCACTCCATGACCAGCCCTTCCTCCACGACCCCGGCTAGTGCTCCTGCCCCGGTCAAGCAACACTCCATGGTGGCCCGACAGACCAGCTCACCCCCCAACTTCCCCCCTTCCATCATCCCGAGCCCGCCAAACGCCAAGCCAGTGAGCCCGTCTTCCCAGAGCCCCCACACCCCGCAGACCCCCACCACGCCACAGACGCCCCAGACTCCCGCCACCCCCAGCCCGACCCCGCCACCAGTCAAGCCCCCTCGCTCTTCCATTGGTGGCGTGTCGGTGGACAGCGGGATGACGGGAGGCGGGGCCACGACGCCGGCCCCAACAACGACAGATTTCGGCGTGGATTCTTTGGTGCATCAGAAACTGGAGGAGACGAGTGCGTCGCTGGCCGCCGCTCTGCAGGCCGTGGAGGATAAGATACTGCGGCAGGAGGA CTCTGTGGCCGAGCAGAAGACCACGGTCAGCATCCTCGACGACATCGGCAGCATGTTCGATGACCTGGCTGACCAGCTGGACGCCATGTTGGAGTAA